The Caldicellulosiruptor changbaiensis genome has a segment encoding these proteins:
- a CDS encoding lipopolysaccharide biosynthesis protein, with protein sequence MNEIFKKRIKELVAIVLIFMILSLVVVQFFTKTLWTAEINLRLDNNLLNPLSFNMASPSISNIVQGLYSNITSIDLNKEYLEMVALNPPFIDYVTSKYGEDERFGVFVEPKASKSGVNYVVVKAVADSSAEAEKMLNRYMDSLNKKVLADLKNRSDAAQKLLNELLKEKQKYDKLKLTTAEQEQYSQISSAINLIKWFNENYNKVIDLKSAIDEYGKLKIYESAGSKFEKAVRVVAGTFAGVIIAILYVIFRERRYILSKL encoded by the coding sequence ATGAATGAGATTTTTAAAAAGAGAATAAAAGAGCTTGTGGCAATTGTACTTATTTTCATGATACTATCGCTTGTTGTTGTGCAGTTTTTCACCAAAACTCTTTGGACTGCTGAGATAAATCTCAGGCTTGATAATAACCTTCTAAATCCACTGAGTTTTAATATGGCTTCTCCATCTATTTCAAACATTGTACAAGGTTTGTATTCCAATATTACCTCTATTGATTTAAATAAAGAATATTTAGAGATGGTTGCGTTAAATCCGCCTTTTATAGACTATGTAACGAGCAAATATGGAGAAGATGAGAGATTTGGTGTGTTTGTCGAGCCAAAGGCGTCTAAAAGTGGAGTAAATTATGTTGTTGTTAAAGCGGTTGCTGATTCTTCTGCTGAAGCAGAGAAGATGCTAAATAGGTACATGGATAGCCTAAACAAGAAAGTTTTAGCAGACTTAAAAAATAGGTCTGATGCTGCTCAAAAGCTCTTAAATGAACTTTTAAAGGAAAAACAAAAGTATGACAAGTTAAAATTGACTACAGCTGAACAGGAGCAGTATAGTCAAATTTCATCTGCTATAAACCTAATAAAATGGTTCAATGAGAATTATAATAAAGTGATTGATTTAAAAAGTGCCATAGATGAATATGGCAAACTCAAGATATATGAGTCAGCAGGTAGCAAGTTTGAAAAGGCTGTAAGAGTTGTCGCTGGAACCTTTGCAGGAGTTATAATAGCAATTTTGTATGTCATTTTTAGAGAAAGAAGATATATACTTTCTAAGCTGTAA
- a CDS encoding O-antigen ligase family protein translates to MYQVISFLKTSKTEIVLSIIGIVLFQIVRFSYIPFYLFLLFIIALVIYYYKPKLKFEAIELIPLFFYIAMLLLATLFFKNAMDKNKATLGMVNAFVIPALFYVLFTLADNNLLYRIKKVWLFTFVIASLVCIFEYLYYLLFKSYKERTISIFFNPNIFAFFLVMVYPFVLSFLKSDRLKIGGTLVIFLEILLSGSRTGFLVYLFEAVLINIKLVRKNIGKFFMGLSLILCLFLPKIIYRIPRVSDIYNTKNAVGQRIFAIEFVLNYFKHKNLFEGIGAGQFESLFRSLKPPGIVLLHSAHNLFLNALIEYGIIGYGMFIFLVYFLVFVSTFNIARSNESSDWMVFVGLVCITIFQMFDMAEITNVRMMVVNLIYVYYIALILRKFRRWRQKDEKAFSS, encoded by the coding sequence ATGTACCAAGTGATCAGCTTCTTGAAAACCAGTAAAACTGAAATTGTTTTGAGTATAATAGGGATAGTTTTATTTCAGATTGTAAGGTTTTCTTATATACCTTTTTATCTTTTTCTGCTATTTATTATTGCTTTGGTAATCTACTATTATAAACCAAAGTTGAAATTTGAGGCTATTGAACTTATTCCTCTGTTTTTTTATATTGCAATGCTTCTACTTGCGACTTTATTCTTCAAAAATGCCATGGACAAGAACAAAGCTACTTTAGGTATGGTAAATGCTTTTGTCATTCCAGCTTTGTTCTATGTCCTGTTTACTCTGGCCGACAACAATCTTTTATATCGAATTAAAAAAGTTTGGCTTTTCACGTTTGTGATAGCTTCATTAGTTTGTATATTTGAATATTTATATTATTTGCTGTTCAAATCTTATAAGGAAAGGACAATTTCGATTTTTTTCAATCCTAACATCTTTGCGTTCTTTTTAGTAATGGTTTATCCCTTTGTATTGAGCTTTTTAAAGAGCGATAGGCTGAAGATAGGAGGGACCCTCGTTATATTTTTAGAGATTTTGCTCTCTGGATCAAGGACGGGCTTTTTGGTCTATCTCTTTGAGGCGGTCCTTATAAACATAAAACTTGTTCGCAAAAATATAGGAAAGTTTTTTATGGGTTTGAGTTTGATTTTGTGTTTGTTCTTACCTAAGATTATTTATAGAATTCCGAGAGTTTCTGATATATACAATACAAAAAATGCGGTGGGACAGAGAATCTTTGCAATAGAGTTTGTTCTAAATTACTTTAAGCATAAAAATCTATTTGAAGGAATTGGAGCAGGGCAATTTGAAAGCCTGTTTAGAAGTTTAAAACCACCTGGGATTGTCTTGCTTCACTCAGCCCATAATTTATTTTTAAATGCTCTTATTGAATATGGTATAATAGGATATGGGATGTTTATTTTTTTAGTATATTTTCTTGTCTTTGTTTCTACGTTTAATATTGCGAGGTCAAACGAAAGTTCTGATTGGATGGTATTTGTTGGCCTGGTTTGTATCACGATATTTCAAATGTTTGACATGGCTGAGATAACAAACGTGAGAATGATGGTTGTAAACTTGATTTATGTCTATTATATAGCCTTGATTTTACGAAAATTTAGAAGGTGGAGACAAAAGGATGAGAAAGCCTTTTCATCTTAG
- a CDS encoding nucleotide sugar dehydrogenase, which yields MNEIAKQLLKKIEEKTAVIGVVGLGYVGLPLAVEKAKAGYKVIGFDIQQKRVDMVNKGQNYIGDVVDKELEQLVKEGRIFATTDYSKIAEVDAVAICVPTPLDKYKQPDISYVVNSTKEIAKYLHKGMLVVLESTTYPGTTEEVVKPILEESGLVCGQDFFLAFSPERVDPGNKVYNTKNTPKVVGGVTPTCTEIAARLYENVLEGEVFRVSSPKVAEMEKILENTFRNINIALVNEMAILCERMNIDIWEVIEAAKTKPYGFMAFYPGPGLGGHCIPIDPFYLTWKAREYDYHTRLIEIAGEINNYMPEYVVERVMKILNKFKKPLNGSKILVLGVAYKKDIDDIRESPALKVIENFEKENAIVEYNDPYVPGFTYKGKQYTSVDFTAETLGQYDIVVITTDHSKYDYQFIVENAKLIFDTRNATKGIKSEKIYKL from the coding sequence ATGAATGAAATTGCAAAGCAGCTTTTAAAAAAGATTGAAGAAAAGACAGCAGTGATTGGTGTTGTTGGGCTTGGATATGTTGGATTACCTTTGGCTGTTGAGAAAGCAAAGGCAGGGTATAAGGTAATTGGATTTGATATACAGCAAAAGAGAGTTGACATGGTAAATAAAGGACAAAATTACATCGGAGATGTCGTTGACAAAGAGCTTGAACAGCTTGTCAAAGAAGGAAGAATTTTTGCAACCACTGATTATAGCAAGATTGCAGAGGTTGATGCAGTGGCTATTTGTGTTCCAACTCCGCTTGACAAATATAAACAACCAGACATCTCGTATGTTGTAAACTCAACAAAAGAGATTGCAAAATACCTTCACAAAGGTATGCTTGTAGTTTTAGAAAGCACAACATATCCTGGGACAACAGAAGAGGTTGTAAAACCAATCTTAGAAGAAAGTGGGCTTGTGTGTGGTCAGGACTTTTTCTTAGCCTTTTCTCCTGAGCGTGTTGACCCAGGAAATAAAGTGTATAATACTAAAAATACACCTAAGGTTGTGGGTGGAGTTACTCCAACATGTACAGAAATTGCTGCAAGGCTATATGAAAATGTCTTAGAAGGCGAAGTTTTTAGGGTAAGTTCACCAAAGGTTGCAGAGATGGAAAAGATTTTAGAAAATACATTCAGAAACATAAATATTGCACTTGTAAATGAAATGGCTATTTTATGTGAGAGAATGAACATTGACATTTGGGAAGTAATTGAAGCAGCTAAGACAAAGCCGTATGGTTTTATGGCGTTTTATCCCGGACCTGGCCTTGGTGGTCATTGTATACCAATTGACCCGTTTTATCTTACTTGGAAGGCACGTGAGTATGACTATCATACAAGGCTTATTGAAATTGCTGGCGAGATAAATAACTACATGCCAGAATATGTTGTTGAAAGGGTTATGAAAATACTGAACAAATTCAAAAAACCCCTGAATGGCTCAAAAATACTGGTGTTAGGTGTTGCGTATAAAAAAGACATTGATGATATAAGAGAGTCACCTGCTTTAAAGGTAATTGAAAACTTTGAAAAGGAAAATGCGATTGTTGAATACAATGATCCATATGTGCCGGGTTTTACTTATAAAGGGAAACAATATACATCAGTGGATTTTACAGCTGAGACTCTTGGTCAATATGACATTGTTGTAATTACAACTGATCATTCCAAATACGACTATCAATTTATAGTGGAGAATGCAAAGCTCATATTCGATACGAGGAATGCAACAAAAGGGATAAAATCTGAAAAGATATACAAACTATAA
- a CDS encoding Gfo/Idh/MocA family protein, with product MDKLRVCLIGCGRISFKHAEAYANNFDSLEVVGFCDLIEERAQKTRQKYYELLKSKGIEIKREIPIYTDYIKMLKEQDTDIVDIATFSGCHAQQTLVALDFGKHVIVEKPMALSIEDADKMIQKAREKKKVLAVCLQNRFNKSVQKLKATVESGKFGKILYGVANIRWNRNNEYYKQGAWRGTWEQDGGALMNQCTHNIDLLQWIIDCDVDEIYGDIETFLRPIEAEDTGFALLKFKNGARGIIEGTTCVWPSNLEETLSIFGETGTAVLGGTSVNRIVVWRVPEEDEKEVIEKFAENPDNVYGFGHTPLFRDVIEAIKNGHDPLVTGEQGKRSLEIILGTYKSAIEKRPVKFPLGNFSALDVKKEYERQRVRK from the coding sequence ATGGACAAACTAAGGGTTTGCTTGATTGGATGTGGTCGAATATCATTCAAGCATGCAGAAGCTTATGCCAACAACTTCGATAGCTTAGAAGTTGTCGGGTTTTGTGATTTGATCGAAGAAAGAGCTCAAAAGACAAGACAAAAGTATTATGAGCTTTTAAAAAGCAAGGGAATTGAAATAAAAAGGGAAATTCCAATATATACTGATTATATCAAGATGTTGAAAGAACAAGACACTGATATAGTTGATATTGCTACATTCAGTGGCTGTCATGCCCAGCAGACGCTTGTAGCACTGGATTTTGGTAAGCATGTGATTGTTGAAAAGCCTATGGCACTTTCTATTGAGGATGCAGATAAAATGATTCAAAAGGCAAGGGAAAAGAAAAAAGTTTTGGCGGTATGCTTACAAAATAGATTCAACAAAAGTGTACAGAAGTTAAAAGCAACAGTAGAAAGTGGCAAGTTTGGCAAAATCCTTTACGGTGTTGCAAACATAAGATGGAACAGAAACAATGAATATTATAAACAAGGTGCTTGGCGTGGCACATGGGAACAAGATGGCGGTGCGCTTATGAACCAGTGTACACATAACATAGATCTTTTACAATGGATTATAGATTGTGATGTTGACGAAATTTATGGAGATATCGAAACATTTTTGCGTCCAATTGAAGCAGAAGACACAGGTTTTGCTTTGTTGAAATTTAAAAATGGTGCGCGCGGTATTATAGAGGGTACAACATGTGTATGGCCATCTAATTTAGAAGAGACGCTTAGTATTTTTGGTGAAACAGGTACAGCTGTTCTTGGGGGCACCTCTGTCAACAGGATTGTTGTGTGGCGTGTCCCAGAGGAAGATGAAAAAGAGGTAATAGAGAAGTTTGCTGAAAATCCTGATAATGTGTATGGATTTGGACATACACCTCTTTTTAGAGATGTAATTGAAGCAATAAAAAATGGACATGACCCGCTTGTGACAGGTGAGCAGGGAAAAAGGTCGCTTGAGATAATCTTAGGAACATATAAATCTGCTATTGAAAAAAGGCCTGTGAAATTTCCACTTGGCAACTTCTCGGCGCTTGATGTAAAAAAAGAATATGAAAGGCAGAGAGTCAGAAAATGA
- a CDS encoding acyl-CoA dehydrogenase family protein: MDYFLSEEQKVIKRLAKRISDEVISKVAGKYDKEGIFPRDILDLLAYTELTGVYIPKEYGGFGGGVMEMCLVVEELSRNCAGIAVSYAATALGAYPIMLYGTQEQKEKYLTKIAKGEAIAAFALTEADAGSDVSNIKTVAEKNGDFYILNGNKHWITNGGEADIYVVFAVTDKSKGPRGISAFIVEKGYEGFYFGKKEDKMGIRASSTTELVFENCKVPKENLLGREGTGFIIAMKTFDRTRPGVAAMAVGIAQGAYEHALKYAKERVQFGQPLSSFQAIQHMLADMYINIEAARALLYSTCKMIDSGAKDYTKESSACKVFASDVAMKVTIDAVQIMGGNGYVKDYPVEKMMRDAKVTQIFEGANQIQRNIIASEIVKEL, encoded by the coding sequence GTGGATTACTTCTTAAGTGAAGAGCAAAAGGTTATAAAAAGATTGGCAAAGAGGATTTCTGATGAGGTCATATCAAAGGTAGCAGGCAAATACGATAAAGAAGGAATATTTCCAAGAGATATATTAGATTTGTTAGCATACACTGAGCTAACAGGTGTTTACATTCCAAAAGAGTACGGTGGCTTTGGTGGCGGTGTGATGGAGATGTGTCTTGTTGTTGAAGAACTTTCAAGAAACTGTGCAGGGATAGCTGTGTCATACGCAGCAACTGCTTTGGGTGCATATCCAATAATGCTCTATGGAACACAGGAGCAGAAGGAGAAGTACCTCACAAAGATTGCAAAAGGAGAGGCAATTGCTGCATTTGCTTTAACAGAGGCTGATGCAGGAAGTGATGTCAGCAATATTAAGACAGTGGCCGAAAAAAATGGGGATTTTTATATCTTAAACGGAAACAAACACTGGATAACAAACGGTGGTGAAGCTGATATCTATGTTGTGTTTGCAGTAACAGATAAATCAAAAGGACCACGAGGTATTTCTGCGTTTATTGTGGAAAAAGGATATGAGGGTTTTTACTTTGGGAAAAAAGAAGACAAGATGGGGATCAGGGCATCTTCTACTACAGAACTTGTGTTTGAAAATTGCAAAGTACCAAAAGAGAACCTCTTGGGAAGAGAAGGCACGGGATTTATTATTGCAATGAAAACATTTGACAGAACAAGACCGGGTGTTGCTGCGATGGCGGTTGGAATTGCACAGGGTGCATATGAACATGCATTAAAGTATGCAAAAGAGAGGGTGCAATTTGGTCAGCCTCTTTCGTCATTCCAGGCAATTCAGCACATGCTTGCTGATATGTACATAAATATTGAAGCTGCAAGGGCCCTTTTGTACTCTACATGTAAGATGATTGACAGTGGTGCAAAGGACTATACAAAAGAGTCTTCTGCATGCAAGGTATTTGCATCAGATGTAGCTATGAAGGTCACAATTGATGCCGTTCAAATCATGGGTGGAAACGGGTATGTAAAGGATTATCCTGTTGAGAAGATGATGAGAGATGCAAAGGTGACTCAGATATTTGAAGGTGCTAATCAGATTCAAAGAAATATTATTGCATCTGAGATTGTAAAAGAATTATAA
- a CDS encoding acyltransferase — protein sequence MRYISDSAKIGSNVEFGYFVVIEDDVVIGDNCKIGHNVVIKTGSIIGNNVEISDGTIIGKFPQRALASKTTEDVTLPPTFIEDGVKIGANSIVYRGAHICQNVYIADLVTIRENVKIGEYTIIGRGVSIENKTNIGSYCKIETNAYITAISEIEDWAFIAPCVVTSNDNFAGRGKDRVKYFKGVTIKRGGRIGANATILPGKVIGEEGFVGAGSVVTKDVRPRKIVVGNPARELRDVPSDQLLENQ from the coding sequence ATGAGGTATATAAGTGATAGTGCTAAGATAGGCAGTAATGTTGAGTTTGGGTATTTTGTTGTAATAGAAGATGATGTTGTCATTGGAGACAACTGTAAGATTGGCCACAATGTTGTTATAAAAACTGGAAGTATAATAGGAAACAACGTAGAGATATCGGATGGAACAATTATAGGAAAGTTTCCTCAAAGGGCTTTGGCAAGCAAGACAACTGAGGATGTGACACTGCCACCAACTTTTATAGAAGATGGTGTAAAGATTGGTGCAAACTCTATTGTCTACAGAGGTGCTCACATTTGCCAAAATGTCTATATTGCAGACCTTGTGACAATAAGAGAAAATGTAAAGATAGGTGAGTATACGATTATTGGAAGAGGAGTTAGTATTGAGAATAAAACTAACATAGGAAGCTATTGCAAAATAGAGACAAACGCATATATCACAGCAATTTCGGAGATTGAGGATTGGGCTTTTATTGCGCCTTGTGTTGTCACATCAAATGACAACTTTGCAGGAAGAGGCAAGGACAGAGTAAAGTATTTCAAAGGTGTAACAATAAAGCGTGGCGGGAGAATTGGCGCAAATGCAACAATTTTGCCTGGCAAAGTGATTGGCGAAGAAGGATTTGTGGGTGCTGGTAGTGTTGTGACAAAAGATGTAAGGCCACGCAAGATAGTTGTTGGAAATCCTGCAAGGGAGCTTAGAGATGTACCAAGTGATCAGCTTCTTGAAAACCAGTAA
- a CDS encoding electron transfer flavoprotein subunit beta/FixA family protein: MNILVCVKQVIDPDKIEYSPATKTVKRNPQHLMNNPADLNALEFALRIKDTFPDSRVYTLSMGALECKERIKELVELGVDEAILLSDKRLAGSDASATSYALSCAIESLGKFDLILCGEHSLDGETSIVPPQLAEYLGICHLTSIVDIKPKDQNTLEVVKKIENALARFEVKLPVLLSVKKDSNSVRFPKLSFMIRALLYEPMILSLDSLKDIDVKRIGLEGSKTTVDEFKEEKIENFSCEIFEQGSFKEIECIVDAVLKYI; encoded by the coding sequence ATGAATATTCTTGTTTGTGTTAAGCAGGTAATAGACCCGGATAAAATAGAATATAGTCCCGCTACGAAAACAGTAAAGAGAAATCCTCAACATTTGATGAACAATCCAGCTGATTTGAATGCACTTGAGTTTGCCTTGAGGATAAAAGATACATTTCCTGATTCTCGAGTGTATACACTTAGCATGGGTGCTTTAGAATGCAAGGAAAGAATTAAAGAACTTGTTGAGCTTGGCGTTGATGAAGCAATTCTTTTAAGTGACAAAAGGCTTGCAGGATCTGATGCGTCAGCTACATCCTATGCACTCTCTTGTGCAATTGAAAGTTTAGGAAAGTTTGATTTGATACTTTGTGGTGAGCATTCGCTTGACGGTGAGACATCTATTGTTCCACCCCAACTTGCTGAGTATTTAGGAATCTGTCATCTGACATCTATAGTTGATATAAAACCTAAGGATCAAAATACACTTGAAGTTGTAAAGAAAATTGAAAATGCCTTGGCAAGGTTTGAGGTAAAACTTCCTGTATTGCTCTCAGTTAAAAAAGATAGTAATTCTGTTAGATTTCCAAAACTAAGTTTCATGATAAGAGCACTTTTATATGAGCCTATGATTCTAAGCTTAGATAGCTTAAAAGATATTGATGTTAAAAGAATAGGGCTTGAGGGTTCAAAGACAACTGTAGATGAGTTTAAAGAAGAAAAAATAGAAAACTTTAGCTGTGAGATTTTTGAACAAGGTAGTTTCAAAGAGATTGAGTGTATAGTTGATGCAGTATTGAAATATATCTAA
- a CDS encoding ComEC/Rec2 family competence protein, producing the protein MKKRALLVLLLIFILLFSAYYSLINTQESFWQNNLKEFLAKDVCTLFFLDVGQGDSILIKSPENRFILVDSGPNTAEERILKIFNILNIKTFDMIIATHPHEDHIGNMDKVISNFDVKKFYTIDKTTNTQTFEDMLKALKEKGLKINIVRSYDRISINGVLLTFLSPLKDYEDLNDSSAVTMVEFAKRRVLLTGDISKDVEYDMIRANEDVRADVLKVSHHGSYAATSNSFLKQVNPKLAVISVGKDNPYGHPHDSTLKRLKNYRIKVLTTMDNGNIAVIISPDGSVKVLTER; encoded by the coding sequence ATGAAAAAAAGGGCACTTTTGGTTTTATTATTGATTTTTATTTTATTGTTTTCGGCTTATTATTCTTTGATAAATACACAAGAAAGTTTTTGGCAAAACAATCTGAAAGAATTTTTGGCTAAGGATGTTTGCACCTTATTCTTTTTAGATGTTGGGCAAGGCGACAGCATATTAATAAAATCTCCAGAAAATAGATTTATTTTAGTAGACTCAGGACCAAACACTGCTGAAGAGAGGATTTTAAAAATTTTTAATATCTTAAATATAAAGACCTTTGACATGATAATTGCTACACATCCGCATGAAGACCATATTGGAAACATGGACAAAGTAATATCAAACTTTGATGTTAAAAAGTTTTATACCATAGATAAGACCACAAATACTCAAACATTTGAAGATATGCTAAAAGCTTTAAAAGAAAAAGGTCTAAAGATAAATATCGTAAGATCATATGACAGAATCTCAATAAACGGTGTTTTGCTTACATTTTTATCTCCGTTAAAAGATTATGAAGATTTAAACGATTCGAGTGCTGTGACAATGGTAGAGTTTGCAAAAAGAAGAGTACTGCTCACAGGTGATATTTCAAAAGATGTAGAATATGATATGATAAGAGCAAATGAAGATGTTAGGGCTGATGTTTTAAAAGTTTCTCATCATGGAAGCTATGCTGCAACAAGCAATAGTTTTCTTAAGCAAGTAAATCCCAAGCTTGCGGTCATAAGTGTTGGGAAAGATAATCCATATGGTCATCCTCATGACTCCACGTTGAAGAGATTGAAAAATTATCGCATAAAGGTTTTAACAACAATGGACAATGGTAATATTGCAGTTATAATCTCACCAGATGGAAGTGTAAAAGTCTTAACAGAAAGGTAG
- a CDS encoding DegT/DnrJ/EryC1/StrS family aminotransferase, with product MISLIDLKRQYTMLSNEIREAITEVLQSGQYILGPKVSEFEKRCSEYLNVKHCIGVGNGTDALVIALESVGVGNGDEVITTPFTFFATAEAIVRVGAKPVFVDIDRLSYNINPEEIEEKITPKTKAIIPVHIFGQVCDMDRILEIAKKYNLYVIEDACQAFGAEYNGKKAGTIGDVGCFSFFPTKNLGGFGDGGLIVTNDDKVAEKARMLRQHGSKKKYYNELIGFNSRLDEIQAAILLVKLKYIDDWNKRRSQIAQRYDQGLKLNGLITPAKTNNCERGHIYHLYVLQHEKRDDLIKYLSQKGIATGIYYPVPLHLTKALQFLGYKEGDFKVAEEVCRKSFAIPMFPELTEEEMEFIISSINEFGGNV from the coding sequence ATGATATCTCTAATTGACCTAAAACGACAGTATACAATGTTGTCAAATGAGATAAGGGAGGCTATAACCGAGGTTTTGCAAAGTGGCCAGTACATACTGGGACCAAAGGTTTCAGAATTTGAAAAAAGGTGCAGTGAATATTTAAATGTTAAGCACTGCATAGGCGTTGGTAATGGTACAGATGCTTTAGTAATAGCACTCGAGAGTGTAGGTGTGGGAAATGGTGATGAGGTAATCACAACGCCATTTACTTTTTTTGCAACAGCAGAAGCTATTGTAAGAGTTGGTGCAAAACCAGTTTTCGTTGATATTGATCGCCTTTCTTATAATATAAACCCTGAGGAGATTGAAGAGAAAATTACACCAAAAACCAAAGCAATCATCCCTGTGCATATATTCGGCCAGGTATGTGATATGGACAGAATATTAGAAATAGCAAAAAAATACAACTTATATGTCATAGAAGATGCGTGCCAGGCTTTTGGAGCAGAATACAATGGCAAAAAAGCAGGGACAATTGGTGATGTTGGATGTTTCTCGTTCTTTCCAACAAAGAACTTGGGTGGTTTTGGAGATGGTGGTTTAATTGTGACCAATGATGATAAGGTTGCAGAAAAAGCAAGAATGCTTCGCCAGCACGGGTCAAAGAAGAAATACTACAATGAACTTATTGGGTTTAACAGTAGGCTTGATGAAATTCAAGCTGCTATCTTGCTCGTAAAATTGAAATACATAGATGATTGGAACAAAAGAAGATCTCAGATTGCACAAAGGTACGATCAAGGCTTAAAACTTAATGGCTTGATCACGCCTGCAAAGACAAATAATTGTGAAAGAGGACATATTTACCATTTATATGTCTTGCAGCATGAAAAGCGTGATGATCTTATTAAGTACTTATCACAAAAAGGAATTGCAACAGGCATATATTATCCTGTACCGCTACATTTGACAAAGGCACTACAGTTTTTAGGGTATAAAGAAGGAGACTTTAAGGTGGCAGAAGAAGTCTGTAGAAAGTCATTTGCTATTCCAATGTTTCCGGAACTTACAGAGGAGGAGATGGAGTTTATCATCTCATCAATAAATGAATTTGGAGGGAATGTATAA
- a CDS encoding electron transfer flavoprotein subunit alpha/FixB family protein, with translation MEYTIFVPVIFNGDKLQKVNSLLSLIKSKVSKQKKIIVGIYTNTFLDEVLINQLKLFDDCQVFIYPNSNLSFYEGPYIEAVTKSIEEFKPQMVVALSDEFMKSVLARVAARFSAGFAVDCFDIQFDESSEKFIFLKPAYGSNINAKISIKDSPITFVTIKSKSGIECLYKRPKNVEISRKQIEIENKAGQISFIEKIVIETIDNKLESAKIVIGVGRGIKDKDNLKYAFELADLLGGAVGVTRPLVDLGWADKELQIGQSGKIISPDVYFAFGISGAAHHICGIGKPKLLIAVNKNKDAEIFKIANYGIVADATQTMKSFIRVFKERLEKC, from the coding sequence ATGGAATATACAATATTTGTACCTGTTATTTTCAATGGGGATAAACTTCAAAAGGTCAATTCACTTTTATCTCTTATTAAGAGCAAGGTTAGTAAACAGAAGAAAATAATAGTAGGGATATATACAAATACATTTTTGGATGAGGTTTTGATAAATCAGTTAAAACTTTTTGATGACTGTCAGGTTTTTATATATCCAAATAGTAACTTAAGTTTTTATGAAGGTCCATACATTGAGGCAGTTACAAAAAGTATAGAAGAGTTCAAACCTCAGATGGTGGTAGCACTTTCGGATGAGTTTATGAAGTCAGTTTTGGCAAGGGTTGCAGCAAGGTTTTCAGCAGGCTTTGCAGTTGATTGCTTTGACATACAGTTTGACGAATCATCTGAAAAGTTTATCTTTTTAAAGCCTGCATATGGATCAAATATAAATGCCAAAATCTCTATAAAGGATTCTCCTATTACATTCGTTACTATAAAGTCCAAAAGTGGTATTGAATGCTTATATAAGAGACCAAAAAATGTTGAAATTTCCAGAAAGCAAATAGAAATTGAAAATAAAGCTGGTCAGATTAGCTTTATAGAAAAAATTGTGATTGAAACTATTGATAACAAACTTGAAAGTGCTAAAATAGTTATTGGTGTCGGGAGAGGAATTAAAGACAAAGATAATCTAAAGTATGCTTTTGAGCTTGCAGATCTTTTAGGTGGTGCAGTTGGTGTTACACGACCTCTTGTTGATTTGGGATGGGCTGACAAAGAGCTTCAGATTGGACAGAGCGGCAAGATTATCTCTCCTGATGTTTATTTTGCATTTGGTATATCAGGTGCTGCTCACCACATCTGTGGAATTGGAAAGCCAAAGCTCTTGATTGCAGTAAATAAAAACAAAGATGCAGAGATATTTAAAATTGCAAACTATGGGATTGTAGCAGATGCGACGCAGACTATGAAGTCTTTTATCAGAGTGTTTAAAGAAAGGTTGGAAAAGTGCTAA